GCGTCATCTCCTCCATCGGCGGACCGCCGGCGGCGTTGAGCTTCTTGAGGAACGCGCGGATGCGGTGATCGATGGCGGGATCAAGAGTCGGGTCGAGGGCGTGGGCGGCGGCGGACATGGGGAGACTCCTTGTGCGGGGGGAGTGAGCTGGGTTTAGGTGTTGGGGTTCGGGGTTCAGGGAATGCGTTGGGGGGCGTGCGTTTGTGAGGGTTCGGACTGGTCGCTTAAGCGACCAGTCCAGTGGCGCGATGGGGCGCCTGCAGCGTTTGACTAGCCGCTCGCGGAGGCTAGTTCAATCGCTGCAAGTATCGAACCACTTTCGATAGGCCCGTCGTAGCGGACGCCGTTGATGAAAAACGTTGGCGTGCCGTTGACGCCGCTGCGGGCGCCGCTGAGGAAATCTTCGCGGACTCGGTCGGCGAATTTGTGGTCGCGGAGGTCGTCGACGAACTGTTGTTCTTCGACGCCGAGCAGCGATGCGTCGCGAACCAAGTCGCGGTCGGAGAGCGAATCTTGGTGGAGGAACAGGTAGTCGTGCATCTCCCAGAACAGGCCTTGGGCGCCGGCGGCTTCGGCGGCTTCGGCGGCGTGCTGGGCGTGTGGATGAATTGTCGTCAGCGGGAAGTTGCGGAACACGAAGTTCCACGCGTCGCCGAGGCGATCGGCGAGGTCCTTCACCACCAAGTGGGCTCGTGCGCAGTAGGGGCATTCATAGTCGCCGTATTCGACGATGGTGACGGCGGCGCGGCGGTCGCCGAATTGGTGATCTCGCGCCGAGACCGGGAGGGTGAGTTGGGCGGCGTCGGCAGTTTTCATGAGTGGGCTCCGGTTGAAATGGTGAGTTGTTCGAGGGCTCGCAAGATGCCGTCGGCGCCGGGGTTCACTCCAACCGGCGAGAGGTAGCTCCAGCGAATGATCCCTTCCGCGTCGATGACGAAGAGGGCTCGCCCTGAGACCCCCTCCCCTTCGCGATAGACGCCAAACGCTTCGGCGACGGTGCCTTTCGGCTGGAAATCGGAGAGGAGCGGAAAGTGAAGTTTGCGTTGCTCGGCGTAGGCGAGGTGGCACCAAATGCCGTCGACCGAGATGCCGACGATTTGTGCGTCGTACTTTTGGAACTCGGGAAGGAGTTCGTTGTAGAGCGCGAGTTGGTCGCCGCAGACGGGGCTCCAATCTGCGGGGTAGAAGACGAGCACGAGCGGGCGGCCGAGGAAGTCGCCGCAGGTGACCGTTTGGTCGGGCGTGCTGTGAAGGCAGAACTCGGGGGCGCGCTCGCCGGCCGGCAAGATGCGGGCGGCGGCGCTGGTTGATGCGGTTGGCATGATTCGCTCCTCGTGGGGGCTGCGAGGACCACGGTTATCCCCACTGTGGTTGCGGCTATTCGCAATAGCCGTGCCATCTGTGCAAATGCGGGAAAACCAGGGGTTTTTCGCGTGATGGGCGCGTTTGACGTCATGGGTGCGGCCGGCCGTCGGACAATAAATTTGCCTCGGCGACTACAAAGTTTCCCGGGCGTGGAGAGTGGGGAGGAGCGAGCGATTCGGAATGCCGAAAGGGAGCGGGCGTTTCTGCGAGAAACACGGCCTGCACCGCTGATCGCGACGCCCTGGCGCCGAAAGTGCGTTTGAAGCCGGTATGAACACTTCATCCACCACCAGCAGCGTCGCTTCCGCCCCAGTCGCTCCCGCTCAGTTGGCGCCGAGCACGCCGGTTCCGGTGACGCCGAGCGCGCCGGCTCCGGTCGCGCCGGTTCGCAAGGGTGTGGAAAAGCCGTCGTGGCTTTCGGGGAGAGGCGCCATGCCAGTTGATGCGGCTGCCGAGCCGAGCGACGCCGGCGCCACGCCGAAGCGGATGGCGCTCTACATCGCGCTGGCCATCGCGGCGACGGTGCTGATGCTGTACTTCATCGTGCCGGTGGTGCGGACGGCGTTCACCACGGTGTCGACTGACGACGCCTACGTGAACGGCCACGTGACTTTTGTGGCGCCGCGCGTCGGCGGGCAGGTGACGCGCGTGCTGGTGGATGACAACATTCGCGTGAAGCGAGGCGACGTGTTGGTGGAGCTCGATCGCGAGCCGTACCTGGTCGCACTCGAAATCAAGAAGGCGGCGTTGAAGGCGGCCGAAGCAGAGTTGGTGGTAGCTCAGGCGAACGTGCGAGGTTTGGAAGCGGCCATTCGCTCGGAACGTTGGCAGCTGGAAACTTCAATGGAACAAGTGGCGACGCAGATCGCGAACTTGCACGCGAATGTGGCGACCTACAAGAGCAACATCGCCACCCGTGACCTCGGGCTGGTGAATCTGCACCGCGCTGAGCGATTGGCCCCGAAGGGGGCGATCAGCCAGGAAGAGCTGGACGAGCGGATCGAGCAAACGCGGGTCGATGAGGCGAGCGTTGAGCAAGCGCTGCAGAATGTTTACGCCACGCGGGTGGCCCTTGGCCTGTCGGCGAAGCCGGCGGCAGGAAGCGAGCTCGACGATACGCCGGCCGATTTGGTGCAAACCTTCTCGCAAGTGCGGGCGGCGCTGGCGAGCATGATCGAGACGATGGCTCAAATCGGGCTGCCGCTGGCGAGCGTCGATGCGACGCCGGAGGCGGTGCTCGAGCAGTTCCATCTGTGGGACCAAAAGGGTGATGCTAATCGCGTGCTGGAGGAGCTTGTTCCCGAATCGCCTGAGGTGAAGCAAGCCGAGGCGAACGTGCTGCAGGCTCGCCGCGATCTGGAGCAGGCGGAGCTCGACCTCCGCTACTGCACGGTAGTGAGCGATATCGACGGCGTCGTCACGCGTCGCAATGTGAACCCCGGCAACAACGTGACGGCGGGCCAGAGCTTGATGGCGGTCCGCTCGCTCACCGAGATCTGGGTCGACGCGAACTTCAAGGAGACGCAACTCGCGAATCTGCGGATCGGCCAGCCGGTGTCGCTGGAGGTCGATATGTACGGCGGGCGTCGCGAGTTCAAGGGACGCATCAGTGGCTTCGAGATGGGAACCGGGCAGACGCTGGCCTTGCTGCCGCCGCAGAATGCGACGGGCAACTTCGTGAAGATCGTGCAGCGGCTGCCGGTGCGGATTGACCTGGTCGACTACGACCCGGACGTGGCGCCGTTGTTCGTGGGGCTGTCGGTCGAGCCGTACGTTTACTATCGGAAAGAGGCGACGGGGCCGAACGCCGGAAAGTTCCTGCAGTATCCGCTGCAGCTGCCGACGGCGGCGGTTGATCCGACTCCGGGCGGCTAGTTGAGCGAAATGCGAGGTGTTCGTGCGAGGTTTTGTGGGAGGGGTCTCCGACCCCGAAGCGACGCGGAGTGACCATCACCGCTTGTGGTGGTGAGAGTAATCGGCGTCGGAGACGCCTCCCACAGAGCGGTTTGCAAGTTCAGCCCTCGTCCGACGACTCGACCGCGTGCGTCACTTGCAGCCCGAGGTCGCGGAGTTTCATCCGCAGCGTTTGTCGCGCGATGCCGAGAATCTTTGCTGCTTGGTGTTGGTTGCCGTTGGTGTGCTCCAGCACGCGGGCCAGCAGCACGCGATCGACGAGCCCGTGAACCTCGGCGTAGAGGTTCGCCATCTCCGGCGTGAGTCGTTCGGCAATGAGCTCATCGAGCGGGAAGCCGCCCGTTGAGCTGCCGCTCGCTTCGGCTGGCGTCGCGGCGCTAGGGGCGAGTTCTGGCAAGAAGCTATCGAGCAGCGTCGGGCCGCTGGCTCGCAGCAGCGCTTGCTTGAGGACGCTCTGCAGTTCGCGAATGTTGCCGGGCCATGAATACGCAGAGAGCCGGGCCATCGCTTCGGGCGAGATCTCGCGAATGTCGCGCCCCAGCTCTTGCGAGAACTTGCGCACGTAGAAATGAACGAGCGTCGCCACGTCGCCGTCTCGCTCGCGGAGCGCCGGCAAGCGGATCGTGAACACGCCGAGGCGGTAATAGAGGTCGGCCCGAAATTTTCCCTCCTCCGACCATGCCTTCAAATCACGATGCGTTGCGGCAATCAGCCGCACGTCGGTGCGTACCGTCTCGCCGCCGCCGACGCGTTCGAACTCTTGCTCTTGGATCAGCCGCAAGATTTTTGCTTGCAGCGCGATCGGCATATCGCCAATCTCGTCGAGGAAGAGCGTGCCGCCGTTGCACTGTTCGAACTTGCCGATGCGGCGGCGATCGGCGCCGGTGAAGGCCCCCTTCTCGTGGCCGAAGAGCTCGCTCTCCAGCAGGTTCTCGGGAATGGCTGCGCAGTTGAGCGCCAGAAACGGCCCCTTCGAGCGGGCGCCATGTTGGTAAACGGCGCGGGCGACGAGTTCCTTGCCGGTGCCGCTTTCGCCGGTGATCAGCACCGGCACGTCTTGCGCTGCGACGCGGCCGATCGACTTGTAAACGTCGAGCATTGCCGCACACCCGCCGACTATGGCGCCGTCGACGTCGTCCGCGGGAAGCTCCTGCGCCATCACGGCTGGTTGCCGCATGCGACGGGAAACCTCGACCGCCTCGCCGACGACGCGGCGGAGTTCGTTCAAATTGAGAGGTTTGAACAGGTATTCGAACGCCCCCAGCTTCATCGCCTCGATGGCGAGCTCGGCGCCCTTGGTCATCGTGATAAAGATCACGGGAATGCGCGCGTCGAGGGCTTTGATCTGCAAATAGACGTCGAGACCCGACTGGTCCGGCAGGCGAACATCAAGCAGAATGACGTCGGGCGGATCGTTCGCAATTTGCGCCAACCCCGCTGCGCCGGTGTGAGCAATGTCAACGCGATGCGTCGGAGCCGCGAATGCCTGCTTGACTTGTTCGGGAACGAGCGCGACGTCGTCGTCGATCAGCAGCAGGTGGGCCATGAAGGTTCTCTTAGCGGTGGGCGCGCAGCGGTGGCGTTGCCGCCTGCAGTATTGTCCTGGGCCGGCGGTGCGTTGTCTAGCGTTGCAGTGGGAGTTCGCATCTAACAACGGTTGAGTCACTATGGCGCCATCTTGGCTGCGTAATTTGCGGCTGCGGCATTTCTTCGATCAGTCGCACGAGAGTCCGCGCTCTCAAGCGACCGCGTATGTGACGGCGCTCATCGCGACCGCGTTCGGACTGCTGCTGCGCTACTGGCTCGCCCCTCACATCGGCGAGCGCGGACTCTACAGCACCTTTCTGCCGTCGGTGATTTTCGCGGCTTACTTCGGCGGGCTCTGGCCGGGATTGTTGGTGACGTTTCTCTGCGCGTTGCTGGGGCACTTTCTGCTCGACGATTTCCTGACGGAGTCGTTGGACGGAGCGGTCGGCGAGACGGTGGCGCTCGTGCTGTTCGTCATCACCGGCGTCTTCATCAGCGCCATGAGCGAAGCGCTCCATCGGGCCCAACGGCGGTTGCTTGCCGAGGCGCGGCTGCGCGCCGACGAAGCGCTGCGGCAAACGGAAGAGCGGTTTCGCTACCTCGTGACGAACTCGTCCGACGTCATCAGCGTGTTCGACGCTGAGGGGAATATTCTCTACCAGACGCCGTCGGTCGAGCGCGTGTTGGGGATTGCGGCCGACGAATTCATTGGGAAGAACATTTATCGCGACGAGATTATTCACCCCGACGATTTACCGCGGAAGCAAGAGTTTTTCGAGCGGTTACTCGCGTCGCCGCAGGAACTGATCAAAGTGGAATGCCGGCTGCGGACCGCGACCGGGTCGTGGCGGAACGTCGAGGCGATCGGCCAGAACCTGCTGGCCGATGCGACGGTGGCGGGGATCGTCGCCAACTATCGCGACGTCACCGAGCGAGTCGCCTTCGCGACGGAACTGCTGCATGCGAAGGAAACCGCCGAGCAAGCCAATCGTGCGAAGGGCGAGTTTCTGGCGAACGTCAGCCACGAGATTCGCACGCCGATGAACGCGATCATCGGCATGACGGAACTGACGCTCGATACGCGGCTCGAACCGAATCAAAAGCAGTATCTCGAAACCGTCAAATCGTCGGCTGACAACCTGCTGGTGATCATCAATGACCTACTCGATTTTTCGAAGATCGAAGCTGGCAAGGTCGAACTCGAGCAGGTTGCGTTCTCGCTACGTTCGATGATCGACGAGACGATTCGTACGCTTGCCGTGCGGGCTGATCGGAAGGGGCTGCCGCTCGCCGTGTCGGTGGATGCGGACGTTCCGGACAGGCTTCTTGGCGACGTTGGCCGTTTGCGGCAAGTGGTGATCAACCTTGTCGGCAACGCGATCAAGTTCACTGAGCGCGGCGAGGTCGCGGTCGGCGTGGAACTGGCCGGCGACGACGAGGCGTCGAGCGACACGCGAAGAATTCGCTTCACCGTTACCGATACCGGCATCGGCATCCCGTCTGAAAAGCTGGCTGCGATCTTCTTGCCGTTCGAGCAGGAGGATACGTCGACTACCCGCAAGTACGGCGGGACGGGGTTGGGACTGACGATTGCCGCCCAATTGGTGGAACTGATGGGGGGCTATATCTCGGTCGAGAGCGTCGCCGGCGCGGGGAGCTCGTTTGCGTTCACTGCGTCGCTGCTGATCGACGCCAGCGAGCCGGCACCGGTTGAGCTGCCGACGCCGGATGCTCTTACGCTTCCCGGCGGTTCGGTTGCCGCCCAGCGCTCGCTAAAGATTCTGGTCGCCGAGGACAACGAGTTCAATTCGCAGTTGATGGAGCAATTGCTCCGCCAGCGCGGCCACGGAGTGACGCTGGCCCGCAACGGTCGCGAGGCGTTGACGCTTGCGTCGAACGGTGCGTTCGACCTGTTGCTGCTCGATCTCCACATGCCGGAGCTCGATGGCTTTCAGGTCGTTGCGGCGATTCGCGCGGCGGAAGCGGGGACCAAACGACGGCTACCGATTTTCGCGCTTACCGCTCGCTCGGGAACGGAGGATCGCGATCGGTGCCTCGCGGCGGGGATGGATGGGTTTCTCACGAAGCCGATCCGTGGCGAGGCGCTCAACGCAGCGTTGGCGACTTTTACTAGTACGAACACGATCGCCGCGCCTGCTTCGCCCGCAGTGGAGCAGAAGAACGCACCGCCAGAAGTTGCCGGCGATTCGCTGCTCAACTTGGATGTGATTTCCGCGAGTTGCGGCGGGGAGCCGGCGATTTTGGAGCGGATG
This sequence is a window from Lacipirellula parvula. Protein-coding genes within it:
- a CDS encoding sigma-54-dependent transcriptional regulator, with amino-acid sequence MAHLLLIDDDVALVPEQVKQAFAAPTHRVDIAHTGAAGLAQIANDPPDVILLDVRLPDQSGLDVYLQIKALDARIPVIFITMTKGAELAIEAMKLGAFEYLFKPLNLNELRRVVGEAVEVSRRMRQPAVMAQELPADDVDGAIVGGCAAMLDVYKSIGRVAAQDVPVLITGESGTGKELVARAVYQHGARSKGPFLALNCAAIPENLLESELFGHEKGAFTGADRRRIGKFEQCNGGTLFLDEIGDMPIALQAKILRLIQEQEFERVGGGETVRTDVRLIAATHRDLKAWSEEGKFRADLYYRLGVFTIRLPALRERDGDVATLVHFYVRKFSQELGRDIREISPEAMARLSAYSWPGNIRELQSVLKQALLRASGPTLLDSFLPELAPSAATPAEASGSSTGGFPLDELIAERLTPEMANLYAEVHGLVDRVLLARVLEHTNGNQHQAAKILGIARQTLRMKLRDLGLQVTHAVESSDEG
- a CDS encoding redoxin domain-containing protein, which codes for MPTASTSAAARILPAGERAPEFCLHSTPDQTVTCGDFLGRPLVLVFYPADWSPVCGDQLALYNELLPEFQKYDAQIVGISVDGIWCHLAYAEQRKLHFPLLSDFQPKGTVAEAFGVYREGEGVSGRALFVIDAEGIIRWSYLSPVGVNPGADGILRALEQLTISTGAHS
- a CDS encoding DsbA family protein — its product is MKTADAAQLTLPVSARDHQFGDRRAAVTIVEYGDYECPYCARAHLVVKDLADRLGDAWNFVFRNFPLTTIHPHAQHAAEAAEAAGAQGLFWEMHDYLFLHQDSLSDRDLVRDASLLGVEEQQFVDDLRDHKFADRVREDFLSGARSGVNGTPTFFINGVRYDGPIESGSILAAIELASASG
- a CDS encoding HlyD family secretion protein codes for the protein MNTSSTTSSVASAPVAPAQLAPSTPVPVTPSAPAPVAPVRKGVEKPSWLSGRGAMPVDAAAEPSDAGATPKRMALYIALAIAATVLMLYFIVPVVRTAFTTVSTDDAYVNGHVTFVAPRVGGQVTRVLVDDNIRVKRGDVLVELDREPYLVALEIKKAALKAAEAELVVAQANVRGLEAAIRSERWQLETSMEQVATQIANLHANVATYKSNIATRDLGLVNLHRAERLAPKGAISQEELDERIEQTRVDEASVEQALQNVYATRVALGLSAKPAAGSELDDTPADLVQTFSQVRAALASMIETMAQIGLPLASVDATPEAVLEQFHLWDQKGDANRVLEELVPESPEVKQAEANVLQARRDLEQAELDLRYCTVVSDIDGVVTRRNVNPGNNVTAGQSLMAVRSLTEIWVDANFKETQLANLRIGQPVSLEVDMYGGRREFKGRISGFEMGTGQTLALLPPQNATGNFVKIVQRLPVRIDLVDYDPDVAPLFVGLSVEPYVYYRKEATGPNAGKFLQYPLQLPTAAVDPTPGG
- a CDS encoding hybrid sensor histidine kinase/response regulator, translating into MAPSWLRNLRLRHFFDQSHESPRSQATAYVTALIATAFGLLLRYWLAPHIGERGLYSTFLPSVIFAAYFGGLWPGLLVTFLCALLGHFLLDDFLTESLDGAVGETVALVLFVITGVFISAMSEALHRAQRRLLAEARLRADEALRQTEERFRYLVTNSSDVISVFDAEGNILYQTPSVERVLGIAADEFIGKNIYRDEIIHPDDLPRKQEFFERLLASPQELIKVECRLRTATGSWRNVEAIGQNLLADATVAGIVANYRDVTERVAFATELLHAKETAEQANRAKGEFLANVSHEIRTPMNAIIGMTELTLDTRLEPNQKQYLETVKSSADNLLVIINDLLDFSKIEAGKVELEQVAFSLRSMIDETIRTLAVRADRKGLPLAVSVDADVPDRLLGDVGRLRQVVINLVGNAIKFTERGEVAVGVELAGDDEASSDTRRIRFTVTDTGIGIPSEKLAAIFLPFEQEDTSTTRKYGGTGLGLTIAAQLVELMGGYISVESVAGAGSSFAFTASLLIDASEPAPVELPTPDALTLPGGSVAAQRSLKILVAEDNEFNSQLMEQLLRQRGHGVTLARNGREALTLASNGAFDLLLLDLHMPELDGFQVVAAIRAAEAGTKRRLPIFALTARSGTEDRDRCLAAGMDGFLTKPIRGEALNAALATFTSTNTIAAPASPAVEQKNAPPEVAGDSLLNLDVISASCGGEPAILERMKVVFAEQLPALWTGVRDAFKVGDAAALREAAHKLSGMLSAFSSIAGSVATAIEEHAARNELTPCGPLMDRMESLCQQLLREVNSIDATQLLG